In one window of Kitasatospora sp. MMS16-BH015 DNA:
- a CDS encoding glutaminase codes for MDADTGRATAGRTTGEAPGGVSGGVSAGGEDHQRLLEEAMAAALALPARGRSADYIPALACADPGAFGMALATVDGGLYGVGEWRRPFSIQSVSKLFTLALALAEGGDSLWQRVGREPSGNPFNSLVQLESEQGIPRNPFINAGALVATDRLLELTGDAAGAVRDFLRAESGNPDITTDDSVAASEARHGHRNAALAHFIASYGNLRNPVDSVLAHYYAHCAISASCADLALVGRFLARHGLRADGSRLLTRSEAKRVNAVLLTCGTYDAAGDFAYRVGLPGKSGVGGGILTVIPGRGALCVWSPGLDRAGNSVLGVAALDALTTATGWSIF; via the coding sequence ATGGACGCGGACACGGGCAGGGCGACGGCGGGCAGGACGACGGGCGAGGCTCCAGGTGGGGTTTCGGGCGGGGTTTCGGCTGGGGGCGAGGACCACCAGCGGCTGCTGGAGGAGGCGATGGCCGCGGCGCTGGCGCTGCCGGCCCGGGGGCGGTCGGCGGACTACATCCCGGCGCTGGCCTGCGCCGATCCGGGTGCCTTCGGCATGGCCCTGGCCACCGTGGACGGCGGGCTGTACGGGGTGGGGGAGTGGCGCCGGCCGTTCTCGATCCAGAGCGTCTCCAAGCTCTTCACCCTCGCGCTGGCCCTGGCCGAGGGCGGCGACAGCCTCTGGCAGCGGGTCGGCCGGGAGCCCTCCGGCAATCCGTTCAACTCGCTGGTGCAGCTGGAGTCCGAACAGGGCATCCCGCGCAACCCGTTCATCAACGCGGGCGCGCTGGTCGCCACCGACCGCCTGCTGGAGCTGACCGGAGACGCGGCGGGCGCTGTCCGCGACTTCCTCCGGGCGGAGAGCGGCAACCCCGACATCACCACCGACGACTCGGTGGCCGCCTCCGAGGCCCGGCACGGCCACCGCAACGCCGCGCTGGCCCACTTCATCGCCAGCTACGGCAACCTGCGCAACCCGGTCGACAGCGTGCTCGCCCACTACTACGCGCACTGCGCGATCTCGGCCTCCTGCGCGGACCTCGCGCTGGTCGGCCGCTTCCTGGCCCGGCACGGCCTGCGGGCCGACGGCTCCCGGCTGCTGACCCGCAGTGAGGCCAAGCGGGTCAACGCCGTGCTGCTCACCTGCGGCACCTACGACGCGGCCGGCGATTTCGCCTACCGGGTCGGCCTCCCGGGCAAGAGCGGCGTCGGCGGCGGCATCCTCACCGTCATCCCGGGGCGCGGCGCCCTCTGCGTCTGGAGCCCGGGGCTCGACCGGGCGGGCAACTCGGTGCTCGGTGTCGCGGCGCTCGACGCCCTGACCACGGCGACGGGCTGGTCGATCTTCTGA
- a CDS encoding HPr family phosphocarrier protein produces MAERRVTIGWPEGLHARPASVFVRAAAAVGVPVTIAKEGGNPVNAASMLALLALGAQGGDAVVLASEADNADEALDRLAKLVQEGLDELPAAA; encoded by the coding sequence ATGGCTGAGCGCCGCGTCACCATCGGTTGGCCCGAGGGCCTGCACGCCCGTCCCGCCTCCGTCTTCGTCCGGGCGGCCGCCGCCGTCGGCGTGCCCGTCACCATCGCCAAGGAGGGCGGAAACCCGGTCAACGCCGCCTCCATGCTGGCCCTGCTCGCCCTCGGCGCCCAGGGCGGCGACGCCGTCGTCCTCGCCTCCGAGGCCGACAACGCCGACGAGGCCCTCGACCGCCTGGCCAAGCTGGTCCAGGAGGGCCTCGACGAGCTCCCGGCTGCCGCCTGA
- a CDS encoding GNAT family N-acetyltransferase yields the protein MEQHRPDQHGYPQHWEADILLRDGGTARIRPITEGDAERLVEFYEQVSDQSKYFRFFAPYPRLSDKDVRRFTHHDFVNRVGLAVVVRDHFIATVRYDRIDPDGRPSETGTDAEVAFLVQDAHQGRGVASALLEHIAACAQERGIRRFTAEVLPENRKMVKVFTDAGYTQRRSFADGVVHLEFDLEPTAASLAVMRAREHRAEARSIQRLLTPRSVAVLGVSRHPQSVGRALLRDLADFTGPVYAVNRNAEPGTDLDGRPSYRSLLEIPGPVDLAVIAVPAAAVPAAVADCGAHGVRGLVVVTAGYAETGPEGRDRQRALVRQARAAGMRVIGPNAFGLLNTDPEHRLNASLAPVLPARGPFGLFCQSGAIGVALLEAAHRRGLGVSSFASVGNRADVSGNDWLQYWAEDEATEVVLLYLESFGNPRKFTRIARRLALAKPVVVVKGARHTGSLPPGHAVQPAAGRLRDATVDALFQQAGVLRVETITELFDTGELLGCQPLPAGDRVAVVGNSDSLGLLTYDACLSAGLRPRTPVDLTTGATGENFRIALDTALADPGVDAVIAVAIPPIAAQGAAALPEVTRLTQPVLGADEPEFAEALLESAARARQLGKPLLLTHLALTELPERLRAGRVPAYSAPERAVHALAHAVRYADWRRRTAEAEETARVPELERVDEHRARVLVERALGTRTAAAARLQSGGARITLPEDRAAELLGAYGIEVLPTLPAPDEAAALRAAAALGYPVALKATAERFRNRPDLGGVRLDLTGEAGLIRAFRELDRLLGGAERAKLVVQRLAPRGVDTVIGATVDPAVGAILSFGLAGAPAELLDDLAHRLIPATDRDVAALIREVRAAPLLFGWRGAAPVDTGALEELLLRVSRLVDDLPEVASVDLAPVVVAPQGLAVLGARVRVAPLPVRSDLGPRAMSTL from the coding sequence GTGGAGCAGCACCGCCCTGACCAGCACGGCTACCCCCAGCACTGGGAGGCCGACATCCTGTTGCGCGACGGCGGCACCGCCCGGATCCGCCCGATCACCGAGGGCGACGCCGAGCGGCTGGTGGAGTTCTACGAGCAGGTCTCGGACCAGTCCAAGTACTTCCGGTTCTTCGCGCCCTACCCCCGGCTGAGCGACAAGGACGTCCGCCGCTTCACCCACCACGACTTCGTGAACCGGGTCGGCCTGGCCGTGGTCGTCCGGGACCACTTCATCGCCACCGTCCGGTACGACCGGATCGACCCGGACGGGCGGCCCTCGGAGACCGGCACCGACGCCGAGGTGGCCTTCCTGGTGCAGGACGCCCACCAGGGGCGGGGCGTGGCCTCCGCGCTGCTCGAACACATCGCCGCCTGCGCCCAGGAGCGCGGCATCCGCCGGTTCACCGCCGAGGTGCTGCCGGAGAACCGCAAGATGGTGAAGGTCTTCACCGACGCCGGCTACACCCAGCGCCGCAGCTTCGCCGACGGCGTGGTGCACCTGGAGTTCGACCTGGAACCCACCGCCGCCTCGCTGGCCGTGATGCGGGCCCGCGAGCACCGGGCCGAGGCCCGGTCGATCCAGCGGCTGCTGACGCCCCGTTCGGTCGCGGTGCTCGGCGTCTCCCGCCACCCGCAGTCGGTGGGCCGGGCGCTGCTGCGCGATCTGGCCGACTTCACCGGGCCGGTCTACGCGGTGAACCGCAACGCCGAGCCGGGCACCGACCTGGACGGCCGGCCCAGCTACCGCTCGCTCCTCGAGATCCCCGGCCCGGTGGACCTCGCGGTGATCGCGGTGCCCGCCGCCGCCGTGCCGGCCGCCGTGGCCGACTGCGGCGCGCACGGGGTGCGCGGCCTGGTGGTGGTCACCGCCGGGTACGCCGAGACCGGGCCCGAGGGCCGGGACCGGCAGCGGGCGCTGGTGCGCCAGGCCCGGGCCGCCGGGATGCGGGTGATCGGCCCGAACGCCTTCGGCCTGCTCAACACCGACCCCGAGCACCGGCTGAACGCCTCGCTCGCCCCGGTGCTGCCCGCGCGCGGCCCGTTCGGCCTCTTCTGCCAGTCCGGCGCGATCGGCGTCGCCCTGCTCGAGGCCGCGCACCGGCGCGGCCTGGGCGTCTCCTCCTTCGCCTCGGTCGGCAACCGGGCCGACGTCTCCGGCAACGACTGGCTCCAGTACTGGGCCGAGGACGAGGCCACCGAGGTGGTGCTGCTCTACCTGGAGTCCTTCGGCAACCCGCGCAAGTTCACCCGGATCGCCCGCCGGCTGGCCCTGGCCAAGCCGGTCGTGGTGGTCAAGGGAGCCCGGCACACCGGCAGCCTGCCGCCCGGCCACGCCGTCCAGCCGGCCGCCGGGCGACTGCGCGACGCCACCGTGGACGCGCTCTTCCAGCAGGCCGGGGTGCTCCGGGTGGAGACCATCACCGAGCTGTTCGACACCGGCGAGCTGCTCGGCTGCCAGCCGCTGCCGGCCGGCGACCGGGTCGCCGTGGTGGGCAACTCCGACTCGCTCGGCCTGCTCACCTACGACGCCTGCCTGAGCGCCGGGCTGCGCCCGCGCACCCCGGTGGACCTGACCACCGGCGCCACCGGCGAGAACTTCCGGATCGCGCTGGACACCGCCCTCGCCGACCCCGGGGTGGACGCGGTGATCGCGGTGGCCATCCCCCCGATCGCCGCCCAGGGCGCCGCCGCCCTGCCCGAGGTGACCAGGCTCACCCAGCCCGTGCTGGGCGCGGACGAGCCCGAGTTCGCCGAGGCGCTGCTCGAATCCGCCGCCCGGGCCCGGCAGCTCGGCAAGCCGCTGCTGCTCACCCACCTCGCGCTCACCGAGCTGCCCGAGCGCCTGCGCGCCGGGCGGGTGCCCGCCTACTCCGCCCCCGAGCGCGCCGTGCACGCCCTCGCGCACGCCGTCCGCTACGCCGACTGGCGACGCCGCACCGCCGAGGCGGAGGAGACCGCCCGGGTGCCCGAGCTCGAGCGCGTCGACGAGCACCGGGCCCGGGTCCTGGTCGAGCGGGCCCTCGGCACCCGGACGGCTGCCGCTGCCCGGCTGCAGAGCGGCGGTGCCAGGATCACGCTTCCGGAGGACCGGGCGGCCGAGCTGCTCGGCGCCTACGGCATCGAGGTGCTGCCCACCCTGCCCGCCCCCGACGAGGCCGCCGCGCTGCGGGCCGCCGCCGCGCTCGGCTACCCGGTCGCGCTCAAGGCCACCGCCGAGCGGTTCCGCAATCGGCCCGACCTCGGCGGCGTGCGGCTGGACCTCACCGGCGAGGCCGGGCTGATCCGGGCCTTCCGCGAGCTGGACCGGCTGCTCGGCGGGGCCGAGCGGGCCAAGCTGGTGGTGCAGCGGCTCGCCCCGCGCGGGGTGGACACCGTGATCGGCGCCACCGTCGACCCGGCGGTGGGCGCGATCCTCTCGTTCGGACTGGCGGGCGCCCCGGCCGAACTGCTGGACGACCTCGCGCACCGGCTGATCCCGGCCACCGACCGGGACGTGGCCGCGCTGATCCGCGAGGTGCGGGCCGCCCCGCTGCTGTTCGGCTGGCGCGGTGCCGCCCCGGTGGACACCGGCGCGCTGGAAGAACTGCTGCTGAGGGTCTCGCGGCTGGTGGACGACCTGCCGGAGGTGGCCTCGGTCGACCTGGCCCCCGTGGTGGTCGCCCCGCAGGGCCTCGCGGTGCTCGGCGCCCGGGTGCGGGTCGCACCGCTCCCGGTCCGCAGCGATCTGGGACCGCGCGCCATGAGCACGCTGTAA
- a CDS encoding DUF5998 family protein yields MAKTGTTSTQDLRSAIERSGYYPALVSEAVEAAIGPEPITSYLVHQETTFDANEVRRHVTVLVLTPSRFVVSHTDEQAADATSPVPYATTSTEVVRLDRIGSVVLSRMVANPETYTPGTPPREVVLTIGWGAVQRLDLEPAGCSDPNCEADHGYTGSATADDLSLRVSEAGDGPETVAQALVFARALSEATIADQG; encoded by the coding sequence ATGGCGAAGACCGGTACCACCTCGACCCAGGACCTGCGCTCGGCGATCGAGCGCAGCGGCTACTACCCGGCGCTGGTGTCCGAGGCCGTCGAAGCCGCGATCGGGCCCGAGCCGATCACCTCGTACCTGGTGCACCAGGAGACCACCTTCGACGCCAACGAGGTGCGCCGGCACGTCACCGTGCTGGTGCTCACCCCGTCCCGCTTCGTGGTCAGCCACACCGACGAGCAGGCCGCCGACGCGACCAGCCCGGTGCCGTACGCCACCACCTCCACCGAGGTGGTCCGGCTGGACCGGATCGGCTCCGTGGTGCTCAGCCGGATGGTCGCCAACCCCGAGACGTACACCCCCGGCACGCCGCCCCGCGAGGTGGTGCTGACCATCGGCTGGGGCGCCGTGCAGCGCCTGGACCTGGAGCCGGCCGGCTGCTCCGACCCGAACTGCGAGGCCGACCACGGCTACACCGGTTCGGCCACCGCCGACGACCTGTCGCTGCGGGTCAGCGAGGCCGGGGACGGCCCGGAGACGGTCGCCCAGGCGCTGGTCTTCGCCCGCGCGCTGTCCGAGGCGACCATCGCCGACCAGGGCTGA
- a CDS encoding alkaline phosphatase family protein: MSLGYDAFEILDPASAPAPAYGTGALADLLPAVAAGLGVPGYTAGLPLEPADRVCVFLVDGMGWELIRRHPEYAPYLNSLIAQGGRAITSGFPSTTATSLASVGTGLTPGEHGLAGYTLAVPGEGFLMNQLRWHPQVDPKGWQPHPTVFQRADQAGVATCQVSSPLFSQTPLTQVALSGGTFLGRTTGEERMDLAARWLADHDRALCYTYVSELDAAGHRFGVDSDDWRMMLDTVDRLVKRLAEQLPPRSALYVTADHGMIDIAPEDRIDFDEDWELSAGVSLLGGEGRARHVYAVPGAAADVFTCWSEVLGDRMWVATRDQAIAAGWFGPVVEDRVYHRIGDVVAAARDDIAITASRREPGESSMIGLHGSMTPVEQLVPLLEVRS, encoded by the coding sequence ATGAGCCTCGGTTACGACGCCTTCGAGATCCTCGACCCCGCCTCCGCCCCGGCCCCGGCCTACGGCACCGGCGCGCTCGCCGACCTGCTGCCCGCCGTGGCGGCCGGGCTCGGCGTGCCCGGGTACACCGCCGGGCTGCCGCTGGAGCCGGCCGACCGGGTCTGCGTCTTCCTGGTCGACGGCATGGGCTGGGAGCTGATCAGGCGTCACCCCGAGTACGCGCCCTACCTCAACTCGCTCATCGCGCAGGGCGGCCGGGCGATCACCTCGGGCTTCCCCTCCACCACCGCCACCTCGCTGGCCTCGGTGGGCACCGGGCTGACCCCCGGCGAGCACGGCCTGGCCGGGTACACCCTGGCGGTGCCCGGCGAGGGCTTCCTGATGAACCAGCTGCGCTGGCACCCGCAGGTCGACCCCAAGGGCTGGCAGCCGCACCCCACCGTCTTCCAGCGCGCCGACCAGGCCGGGGTGGCCACCTGCCAGGTCTCCTCCCCGCTCTTCTCGCAGACCCCGCTCACCCAGGTCGCGCTCTCCGGCGGCACCTTCCTCGGCCGCACCACCGGCGAGGAGCGGATGGACCTGGCGGCCCGCTGGCTGGCCGACCACGACCGGGCGCTCTGCTACACCTACGTCAGCGAGCTGGACGCCGCGGGCCACCGCTTCGGCGTGGACTCGGACGACTGGCGGATGATGCTCGACACGGTGGACCGGCTGGTCAAGCGGCTCGCCGAGCAGCTCCCGCCGCGCTCCGCGCTCTACGTCACGGCCGACCACGGCATGATCGACATCGCCCCCGAGGACCGGATCGACTTCGACGAGGACTGGGAGCTCAGCGCGGGCGTCTCGCTGCTCGGCGGCGAGGGCCGGGCCCGGCACGTCTACGCGGTGCCCGGCGCGGCGGCCGACGTGTTCACCTGCTGGAGCGAGGTGCTCGGCGACCGGATGTGGGTGGCCACCCGCGACCAGGCGATAGCCGCCGGCTGGTTCGGCCCGGTGGTCGAGGACCGGGTCTACCACCGGATCGGCGACGTGGTCGCCGCCGCCCGGGACGACATCGCGATCACCGCCTCCCGGCGCGAGCCCGGCGAGTCCTCGATGATCGGCCTGCACGGGTCGATGACTCCCGTCGAGCAGCTCGTCCCGCTGCTCGAAGTCCGCAGCTGA
- a CDS encoding thymidine kinase, whose translation MADLVFFSGTMDCGKSTLALQLDHNHAARGRQGIIFSRHDRAGASTISSRLGLRAVAVEVTDAFDFHAHVVQLLSAGGKVDYLICDEANFYAAEQVDQLARVVDELGIDVFTFGITTDFRTRLFPGSQRLIELADRVEVLQVEALCWCGARATHNARTVGGVMVVEGAQVVVGDIAVSEGEVGYEVLCRRHHRRRLTAATARAAVLSPDVLPFEEQRS comes from the coding sequence ATGGCTGACCTGGTGTTCTTCTCCGGCACGATGGACTGCGGCAAGTCCACCCTCGCGCTCCAGCTGGACCACAACCACGCCGCGCGCGGCCGGCAGGGCATCATCTTCTCCCGGCACGACCGGGCCGGGGCCTCCACCATCTCCAGCCGGCTGGGCCTGCGGGCCGTCGCGGTGGAGGTGACCGACGCCTTCGACTTCCACGCGCACGTGGTCCAGCTACTCTCGGCCGGCGGCAAGGTGGACTACCTGATCTGCGACGAGGCCAACTTCTACGCCGCCGAGCAGGTGGACCAGCTGGCCCGGGTGGTGGACGAGCTCGGCATCGACGTCTTCACCTTCGGCATCACCACCGACTTCCGCACCCGGCTCTTCCCCGGCTCCCAGCGGCTGATCGAGCTGGCCGACCGGGTCGAGGTGCTCCAGGTCGAGGCGCTCTGCTGGTGCGGGGCGCGGGCCACCCACAACGCCCGCACGGTCGGCGGGGTGATGGTGGTCGAGGGCGCCCAGGTGGTGGTCGGCGACATCGCGGTCAGCGAGGGCGAGGTCGGCTACGAGGTGCTCTGCCGGCGCCACCACCGGCGCCGGCTCACCGCCGCCACCGCCCGGGCCGCGGTGCTCTCCCCGGACGTGCTCCCGTTCGAGGAGCAGCGCAGCTAA
- a CDS encoding VOC family protein — MTAVKVRLAQGTPCWVSLTTSDHEGAMAFYGALLGWEYGPGPTPLGAYVRASVHGAKVAGIGEAPPGGGHSVGWTPYFSVDSADEVTQRVHESGGTVAMGPLQAERAGRLTLAADLSGAVFGLWQGEEHLGWEVTGEPGAPAWNELLTADEPSATAFYRSVLRSELTPGTDGTTRMLVDGRPVAAIRTTTEGRGWRVHFGTADCELTARRAEELGGRVLLAPHDTPQGRMARLADPQGGRFCVLEVG, encoded by the coding sequence ATGACTGCGGTGAAGGTGCGGCTGGCTCAGGGCACGCCCTGCTGGGTGAGTCTGACGACCAGTGACCACGAGGGGGCGATGGCCTTCTACGGCGCCCTGCTCGGGTGGGAGTACGGCCCGGGGCCGACCCCGCTCGGCGCGTACGTGCGGGCCTCGGTGCACGGTGCGAAGGTCGCCGGGATCGGTGAGGCGCCGCCGGGCGGCGGCCACTCGGTCGGGTGGACGCCGTACTTCTCGGTGGACAGCGCCGACGAGGTGACCCAGCGGGTGCACGAGAGCGGCGGCACCGTGGCGATGGGCCCGCTGCAGGCCGAGCGGGCCGGGCGGCTGACCCTGGCCGCCGACCTCTCCGGTGCGGTGTTCGGGCTCTGGCAAGGCGAGGAGCACCTCGGCTGGGAGGTGACCGGCGAGCCCGGCGCCCCGGCCTGGAACGAGCTGCTGACCGCCGACGAGCCCTCGGCCACCGCCTTCTACCGCTCGGTGCTCCGCTCGGAGCTGACCCCGGGCACGGACGGCACCACCCGGATGCTGGTGGACGGCCGGCCGGTGGCCGCGATCCGCACCACCACCGAGGGCCGGGGCTGGCGGGTGCACTTCGGCACCGCCGACTGCGAACTGACGGCCCGCCGGGCCGAGGAGCTGGGGGGCAGGGTGCTGCTCGCCCCGCACGACACCCCGCAGGGCCGGATGGCCCGGCTGGCCGACCCGCAGGGCGGCCGGTTCTGCGTGCTGGAGGTCGGTTAG
- a CDS encoding sulfurtransferase encodes MDDTSTSPLITVAELRRALGSDHPPTLLDVRYKQGGAPGAAEFAAGHLPSAHFVDLDRDLAAPPGSAGRHPLPDLDAFGAAMRRVGVSAGRTVVLYDDWVSAAASRAWWLLRWAGHTDVRVLDGGLSAWRAAGLPLTDHQPGPENGDFKPVAGHLPTLDAAGTAAFTGLLLDARAGERYRGEVEPFDPAAGHIPGAVNAPTMENVGPDGRFLPAEQLAERFRSLGVGEGETAVYCGSGVTAAHQLLAMAVAGFEGTLYPGSWSEWCADPSRPVATGA; translated from the coding sequence ATGGACGACACTTCGACCTCCCCGCTGATCACCGTCGCCGAGCTCCGCCGGGCCCTCGGCTCGGACCACCCGCCGACCCTGCTCGACGTCCGCTACAAGCAGGGCGGCGCCCCCGGCGCGGCCGAGTTCGCGGCCGGCCACCTGCCCAGCGCGCACTTCGTCGACCTGGACCGCGACCTGGCCGCCCCGCCCGGCAGCGCCGGCCGGCACCCGCTGCCGGACCTGGACGCGTTCGGGGCGGCGATGCGGCGGGTCGGCGTGAGCGCGGGCCGCACCGTGGTGCTCTACGACGACTGGGTCTCGGCCGCCGCCTCCCGTGCCTGGTGGCTGCTGCGCTGGGCCGGCCACACCGACGTCCGGGTGCTCGACGGTGGCCTGAGCGCCTGGCGCGCCGCCGGCCTCCCGCTGACGGACCACCAGCCCGGCCCCGAGAACGGCGACTTCAAGCCCGTCGCCGGCCACCTCCCCACCCTGGACGCCGCCGGCACCGCCGCCTTCACCGGCCTCCTGCTCGACGCCCGGGCGGGCGAGCGCTACCGCGGCGAGGTCGAGCCCTTCGACCCGGCCGCCGGCCACATCCCCGGCGCCGTCAACGCCCCCACCATGGAGAACGTCGGCCCCGACGGCCGCTTCCTCCCCGCCGAGCAGCTCGCCGAGCGGTTCCGCAGCCTCGGTGTCGGTGAGGGGGAGACGGCCGTCTACTGCGGCTCGGGCGTCACGGCCGCCCACCAGCTGCTGGCCATGGCCGTCGCCGGCTTCGAGGGCACCCTCTACCCGGGGTCCTGGAGCGAGTGGTGTGCCGATCCGTCACGCCCGGTCGCGACTGGGGCTTAA